CCCCAAAACAACTTTGGGGCCCAAAAATGGACCCTACTAACTTCAAAGACGGCGGGGTCCACCTTACATGAGAGGattgtttttttattgttttagGGGTCGGATGTATAAAACTATTGTAACTAGAATGTACTAGATGATTTTATGAGTACCAGATGTCCAAGTGTAATTGCCTTCTAGTTTTTTAATAAGATGCATgctccaaaaaaataaataaaaaatgacaaTCCATTACAGAACATGGTACAAAGTACAAACTGGCCTTTTCAGCCGTGTAACTTAGTAGACTGCATGTGTTTGGCAAAACTTTTTACCAACCGTGATGCAAATAACCCTATCCATGAAATAGGGGGAATGTCATTTTTAGTCAACCTATTGTGATTACATTCATCAGAGGTAACTCAAAAGAAAAGGAGCGGGACATTCAAAAATAATACTCGAGAATTACATTAAGCCCTAGTACTTCATATGAAACATCAAGGCATCACTATCATATAGCCAATCACGAGTTGTTACCAATGCTTCAGCAATTTCAGGAGTCAATGAACTACAATGTTGGTCGAGAGCCCTTCCTTCACTATTATATGCTGACGCCGAGGCAACTGTTGATATAGGAATGGTTAATACATCACGTGCCATTCGTGAAAGGTTAGGATATCGATATTCTTGAGATTTCCAAAAATGTAGAATGTCCAACTCATGATTTAAAGGAAGCGGTGGTTCTTCAATGTAGAAATCTAATTCTGACATCTGTGATAGCCTATCCGAGCTTTGAAATGATGCGAATTCCTAAATGAAGTAAGAAAAAAATCAGCAAAGACAACAATGTATATACAAcaacaaacaaatgaaatgttaACCATAACTCATTTAGAAGCAacatactactccctccgttactttttaatatgtcagtttctataaataaatatttcaaaaaaatatgacagtttcctaattgggaaaatgaaatgttactttaattttctgggaccacttttcttttaacttcttttgatgacaagtgttatgtggaccatttcacttatttctttggctgacaagtgtcatggggaccatttcacttcacttcttttatcgaCAAGTGTCTAGagaaccactttcaataattagttctcttaacttccttaattttctcaaaaaaagaaactggcctattaaaaagtaacggagggagtaaaaaAAAGACTTACTTGTAAATCTTCTCCAATCTCACCTACATCGAAGGTAGAATTTGCTTCAGCAACTGATCCCATATTAGCTGCTGCGCTGCTTGTGTTTTCCGTGGACTTGCATGACGAGTATTCTCGGTAGAGTGAATCCATCTTATCACGAACCTTTTTCACCTCGAGGAGTCTCAGGATACAGCTTTTGGTAACAAAAATCCACAAATGAAAGTTTCCTGCGCGGATCCATAACAACTGCTATAGCCAGTATTGGACTGATAACTGTCCAGAATTTGACGAACTGTATTTGCATTCTGTCAGCCATAAGTCCAACGATTTCATTTGAACTGCTGTGttccttcttcaaaatcatttGAATCTTCCATATTCCTTGGAAATATACATTTGCTGTAGGATGCTTACTTCCAGCAAACATATTTGTGACATCATAAAATGCTTTAAGAAGTTTAGAAACTGCAGCAATTTGCTCCCACTCTTCTGAAGTAGGACAATCTTGATAGTTTTCATCAATTAACTTTAAATGCTCAAATACTTTCTGGTATATGATGGAACTGTCAAGCATATTAGAGGTGGAACTCCACCTTGTAGGAACATCTAGGCATAGATCCCTCGTTGGTGTCAAGTCCAACTTCATAGCAGTGTGTAAGAACAACGCGTTTGTTACTTCGGAACCTTTAAGATACTTTACTGATTCACGAACCTTCTCAACTGCAACATTAACTGTTATTAACCCTTCTTGCACCATAAGATTCAAAATATGTGCACAACAAGGCACATGGAAACATGACCTTGAACTATGCAGAACACCCTTCAGATAAAGTTGATCCATCAGTGCTTTAACACATGCGACATCTGAATTCTTCGACGTAatagaatatattttctcttcaaTTCCCCATTCACCCAACATAGAAACCACCGCACTTGCAGTTACATGGTCTGCCTGTTGGGTTTGCAAATGAAGAAAGTTTAAAACCAATTTCTGTAGCACCCAATCTGGATCTATAAAATGAGCTGATAAACATATATACCCATCTGTAGTACCAGACTTCCACAAATCTAGTGTAAGGCATATATTCCCCGTGGAAGATGATATTCTCTTAAGTATGAGATCCTTCTGTTTTTTATGCAATTGAAAAATATCTTCTTGAGCAGTGTCTCTGGAAATGTGCTTAACATTAGCATTTAGATAGCTGCATATGTCTCTAAATCCCTCATGCTCCACAATATCAAGTGGATAATCATGTTTAACAATTGACATGGCTAATTTTTCACGAAAAATGTCATGATTTACCTTCTCAACACAGTTTACTTTCTCTACATGGTTTATCTTCTCTACACGGGTTACTTTCTCTACATGGTTCACCTTCTCTGCACATGGAGTGCTTGTATCACCATTCCAACTCACTTGTGGTAATAGTAACTGACTAACATTAGCTCTCGGAGGTACTACAGCTCCCTTTAACGTTTCATCTGGCCCAAGTTTGAGACATTTTCGAACATGCCGTTGTAGAGTCGATGTCCCACTTCTTTTACTATCATGAAGATATTCAATGCCACAATGTCTACACTTTGCTTTCTGTTTTCCATCTCGTTTAACCAAGTCATATTCACTCCACACCGAAGATTTCCGATTTCTTTTGCGTTTATACTCAAAGCTGGGATCCTCTTCAATcttatcttcctcttcttcttcatccatgTCAACAACCTTGTCTTCACCGCCATTGATAAAATCCCTCTCACCCAATTGAGATAAGAGTAGTAAACCATTTTCACTCGACCCAGACTTGTGACACTTTCGAACATGACGCTGTAAAGTTGATGTTCCACCTTTTTTACAATCATAACTATACTGCATCCCACAATGTTTACACTTTGCTTtctcttttccattttcttcaatcaGATCAAAGTCCTTCCACACCACCGATTTCAGATTTCTTTTGCGTGTTTGCGTGAGACTTAGATTCTCCTCCATGATTGATCTGATTCAATTACATTGCGAGACATGAATTCAAATGTTAGGGTTGGAAAATTGATGATCTGAGTTAGGGCTAAGGGTGTGAACTGTCTGAATCCGCCACCCGTAACCCTAACCCAATCCTAATTCTTTACATAAGCTACTAAATTCAACATAATCAGTACAGTTTAACATCATTCAGCTTCACCAAAGTAAGCAATTTGAGGATACACAGAGGAATATGAAGATCAAAAAATGCACATTAATctgtttaaaagaaaaaaaagaagggatTTTTATTACCTTATTCTACTTCAGAATCCAAAGATCACAGTTACTGATAGAAAATGTTATGAGAAACCCACCAGTTTTTCTTTGTTTAACACTGTAAttacaagaagaagttgatgaaTTTCAGAGGAGAGCAGTAGAGAGGAGAAGGAAAGGAGGGCTTTTTAGTTTTTAGTCAAATAATGTTAGGATACCGAGAATACCCTTCATAAGAATAtaaaaaaacaaacctaaaagGGCCTTAAAcccttgttcaattttctgttGTCTCAAACAGGCGCTGAAGAAAAAACTGTGGGTGGAGATTCTGAGGAATTGCAGACGTTGGTGAAGATTAATATTAATTCATCAGGTTTGAAATTTTAGCTCAATTGAAACTATTTtccttttggttgattttaggatTGGACTCAAAAAGCCGCTTTTGCTAAAAGGGATTGTTCTTGAGTTGAGGATCACTATAATAAGACTTAGCTACATAAATTCATTCGTAGCTGTTGTTACTGTTTCCAAAGAATCTACATCCGTTTGCACAAAGTGGTTGTGCTGCCTCTGGTTGTGTACTGTAACTAAAACCCATTTTTTAGCTTTTTTCTGAAGTGTTCATGTCGTTCTTGTTTCTGTAttgtcttttcttcttttttggccGATAAATTGACGTACATTGGCTGTGTACTGACTCTGCAATGTAGTAAGTCATAGTATTATGGTAGCTACACTTCCAATGTTTTACCACTCCCTAGGTTGAATTTTAAGCTTTATGATACTATGATGGATCCAATATTGGGTGTCTGAAATTCTAGTTTCAGAGATTCAGTTGGTTCCCAAATGAGAGTATCTTGGAGGGAAGGACTAGTTAGTCGGATATTCGATGTGGACGAGTTGGATTCAGATGCAGAGGAGGAAATTGGTCTTTGTGGGGATAAACAGTTCAGTTCTGGAAAGTTCATGTTGTTCAGTTGAGTTCAGTTACTCTTACAATTTACTGTGTTTGTCCTCTGCGTTTCCCTAAGATCCTGTATGGCAGTATTTGGGTCTGATTGAAGAGTTCAGAATTGCAGTGCTTCATACAGGTTTAAATCCTTGGAACACCATTCAGTATTGAAGTAGAATTTCCTAGATTGGGTTCTTGGTTCTTACCCAAAAACCCTTTCCCCAATAGATCCAGGAATTTCTGCAGAATTCCTGGCGAAAATGAAGTAAGAATGCATTCGACTatgaatgtgtttgttgatgatcatCTAACCGTAACAACTcaatgaaagaagaaaaatggttagATGGTTGTCAACTAAATATAATCATAGATGCAAAACGAAACTTGACACACATTTTTCTTAAGTTTTCATCTTGAAAGAGTTGTATTTCTGTTTGAGTTACAGAAAGTGAATAGGAATATGTTAGCTGTTAATAAATTCTTACCAGAATAATGAATAATGAACCTAGTAATGATGATCTTCATTGTGGTCAGATTCTAGTCCTTGTTGTTGGAGATTCAGGTATTCCATTTTATTTCTCAAACATCTGCCTTTCCCTTTCTTATTCAAAATTGTCACTGCTAcatccttttcttcttctgttgATTGTGGCTCGGGGTGTTGTGAAAGTTTGTACCAACAACAATATTATCAAACATACAAATACTGTTGAAACATTTGGAGTTTAAGCATgctcaaacaaaaaaagaaaagaataagaagGTATACGAAGTATTTTTAATCTTTTCAACAATTGTAGGGATGAGAATGTTGGTGTCTGACATATCGACCTCAAAATGGCACACCCTGGTACTGGGTGTTGGACATGGCTCGCGGTACCTGATCCTAATTTAGATTAGTGCATGTAGCTTGTGGAAAGTTCTCACTGAAAGGTGTTCCTTTGCATCCCCATGTGCAATAGGATTTGAAGAGGACCCACTTCATCTGTATGATGTCAAACTCTATAGGATGCCTTTGAAAATGGAGTGCATGCCTATTTGGTTCGTAATAAATAGTTTTTGTGTTGATCGTGTTCTTACAGTATGCATTACCTCTTTAGATTCGATGCTGTGTGATAGAATGCATTTTTGAAATTTGGCCCTAATGTCAGGTGTGGGGAAAATAAATAATGAAAGTGTTACAAGTTTTGTATCTATAGCGTGAATTTAATAAGCAAATTCATGATACAACACTTAGGGCTTATAGAATGTAGTAAGTACTGTACTGAGATGGTTTGTTGACAATAAGAGAACTTAGCTTTCCGATTTCTTCAGGAATGGTTCCAGAAAGTTGATTTGTATAAAGCTGTAATCTGTCTAGGTTGCTTATGTTACTTATAGAAATAGGGATTGAACCGGTTATACTGTTTGCGGATTATCCGTCATCTTAGCTCAGTAAGAGACCTTAGCTTTCTTATTTGTTGAGGAATTGGACCAGAAGGTTGATTTCGGTGAAGAATATAACATTTAAGTTGCTCAAAAAACATATGCAAGTAGGAATAGGACCAGAGAAATTATTTGTCGAATAATTCCAAATTAATAAGAGATTGTTGTTTTCCAGGAATGATTTTCTTCAATTTGCATGAAGAAACAGGAATTAGACCACTGAGATTGTTTCTGTAATTGGAAGTCAGGTTTTTCTATCTCTGTTTTTCTAGTTTTTGATTGAAACCTCACATGTCATGAACAGCTTCTGTATGCGTGTTCTCATGCCTATCAGTGATCCTATAAGCATTTTCTTCTATAAGGGAAAATTGTAGAAATGTCAGTCAAAAATAGGAGAAActagatgaaaaagaagaacttgTATAATAacatttaatttgattttgaagcCTTCAGGCTATCTGGTTGTGACACTGGATGAAAACCCTCTCAAGTAGAGACGTTTAGCTTTTAGAGATGTTGTAGACATGGTATGATTTTCTagttttgattgttgattgaactCATTTTGATCTGTTTTCTGTAATCCTATCGTGGTGATATTAGTAGGTGAACATTAATGTTTGTCTATAAATTATTCTTATTCATCTTTTTTCTAAGCTTAAAAACATATATTCTGTTAGTTTCTGCGGTGTTGAGGATAGATTAAACTTGTGTGTGTAAGTTGTACCTGACCCAACATCTAGTTTACATTGTTGCTAAGATTACCAAGCCTCTGACGGTTCTGTATTTTTTTAATTTGACTGTTTACCTTATCAGTTGAATCATTTGATGCATTTCTCATTTTGACAAATCTGCGTTCTTCTGATTTTGTTACAAAAAGATCGTTTTTGGTTTGCTGAAGCTAATGGGGTTTCCTAGAACATGATGTCGTGTATGTATTTGGTGTATGCTCTTAATCTTGGTGTTATTAACCTTGCAATTTCAGCTGTGTGCATAGTTAACCTTCTAAGATGACCATAAAACACCTaaaagattttagattatatCATCATAATGTTATCTGATCTTTGTATCAGGTCGTTTTCGGTTTGCAACCTAAAGAAAAGTAAGTTATGACCCGTCGACCATCAAATCGCCGCCATAGGCCTTTCGGCTTCTCCTCATTCGCCCGTAATGTTGATTTGATGGCTTCCAAATCCACCAAATTGAAGCAGCTCAGCTCTTTTAAGTCAGACGAGAAAGCTCCCGTCAAATCCCAAGGTATTGCAAAAATCACACTTTCTCCCTTCGTTTGTATTTTCTTGTCATATGCCATCTCGGCTACTGGGATATTGCTATCATCTGCCAAAAGATTTAGACTCAAAAACCACTTGAAAATGTTCTATGTTTCTTCAATTATCTTAGACATTCAGtaatgtagttttttttttaatcaaaatgtTAATTTTTAAGGCGACGAGATTGAAAAGCGTTGTATGAAAGGGAAGGGCGTGGTCTCTGAATCTTccagtgaagaagaaagtgatagtGAAGTAGAAAAcgatagtgaagaagaaaatgatgggGTAAGCAAAGCTCGAGTGGTAATTttagatttttaattttattgtaATCTTCTCTTTTCTCACAAATCTGTTTACCTGGACAGGGAATTGTTCaattagactttgacttcttcAGTCCAAAACCTGAAGACTTCCATGGAGTGAAGGTTTTGCTGCATACTTATCTGGATGACTACCAGTGGGACTTGAGTGGTTTTGTAGACTTGATTCTGGGACAAACCACAGTAGGTACCGTGGTCAAAatagaagatgaggatgatgaaaatgatgactgTCTATACTCCATTGTCACTGCCCTAAACTTGGGTCGGTATAAGGCAAGCAAGTTTATTTTTTTAACTGCATTGCTGCTGCTGGAGAGtcgtatttacatggatttgataCTGAGTTCTtgttctttttccttccctgacaCCAGGATACCAAACCCATCAAGGAGCTCAAGAATTTTTTGCTTCGAGCATGTAAAGAAAAGGACATTGTAGGTGACTTGAGCATACTTTTGAATGAGCAGGCACAGGGTGTAGGGCTCTTGGTCATCAAGCATGTGAATAATATCCCTCCTGAGCTTTTGCCTCCCCTTTATAATATACTCTTCAATGAAGTGGCACAGGCAGCTAAACATGAGGTTAGATCAGAATATCG
This genomic stretch from Papaver somniferum cultivar HN1 chromosome 5, ASM357369v1, whole genome shotgun sequence harbors:
- the LOC113282054 gene encoding zinc finger BED domain-containing protein RICESLEEPER 2-like; translated protein: MEENLSLTQTRKRNLKSVVWKDFDLIEENGKEKAKCKHCGMQYSYDCKKGGTSTLQRHVRKCHKSGSSENGLLLLSQLGERDFINGGEDKVVDMDEEEEEDKIEEDPSFEYKRKRNRKSSVWSEYDLVKRDGKQKAKCRHCGIEYLHDSKRSGTSTLQRHVRKCLKLGPDETLKGAVVPPRANVSQLLLPQVSWNGDTSTPCAEKVNHVEKVTRVEKINHVEKVNCVEKVNHDIFREKLAMSIVKHDYPLDIVEHEGFRDICSYLNANVKHISRDTAQEDIFQLHKKQKDLILKRISSSTGNICLTLDLWKSGTTDGYICLSAHFIDPDWVLQKLVLNFLHLQTQQADHVTASAVVSMLGEWGIEEKIYSITSKNSDVACVKALMDQLYLKGVLHSSRSCFHVPCCAHILNLMVQEGLITVNVAVEKVRESVKYLKGSEVTNALFLHTAMKLDLTPTRDLCLDVPTRWSSTSNMLDSSIIYQKVFEHLKLIDENYQDCPTSEEWEQIAAVSKLLKAFYDVTNMFAGSKHPTANVYFQGIWKIQMILKKEHSSSNEIVGLMADRMQIQFVKFWTVISPILAIAVVMDPRRKLSFVDFCYQKLYPETPRGEKGS
- the LOC113277592 gene encoding protein BCCIP homolog — encoded protein: MTRRPSNRRHRPFGFSSFARNVDLMASKSTKLKQLSSFKSDEKAPVKSQGDEIEKRCMKGKGVVSESSSEEESDSEVENDSEEENDGGIVQLDFDFFSPKPEDFHGVKVLLHTYLDDYQWDLSGFVDLILGQTTVGTVVKIEDEDDENDDCLYSIVTALNLGRYKDTKPIKELKNFLLRACKEKDIVGDLSILLNEQAQGVGLLVIKHVNNIPPELLPPLYNILFNEVAQAAKHEPTHFKFKVYLLITRIYKLNNANQRKGTSKSDSDEQIIYVWPEDEVFHKLSLWSFTFPLRSRPTDEMKNYKPMGLVMGLEAKKVQTFQKELQSLISES